The following proteins are encoded in a genomic region of Stegostoma tigrinum isolate sSteTig4 chromosome 2, sSteTig4.hap1, whole genome shotgun sequence:
- the irx2a gene encoding iroquois-class homeodomain protein IRX-2a isoform X2, which yields MAGTLSYHPYSNAAYPYQLNDPAYRKNATRDATATLKAWLNEHRKNPYPTKGEKIMLAIITKMTLTQVSTWFANARRRLKKENKMTWAPRNKSEDEEEEESGESERNKEGSLKRKHEQNETSAEDEGISLHVDTLTDSSCSPECEGDKVCRVEDSVCESGSDTKEKCDNCIDDDDAVGVDADGSDEERDLSHKAMNSSPLTRVDAALLHVQEDESSGSRTKHSLNSIITSASQTPVSKPKLWSLAEIATSDIKQQFGQICSPSPNSSSSTSSSTYPATSILGRPIYYTSPFYTNYTNYANFNHLQSQGILRYSTNETVLNTASMHKQSTDSLKNTSSQLEQHFRATKYDSKKDPSDVCTVGVQPYL from the exons ATGGCTGGAACCCTCAGTTACCACCCGTACAGTAATGCGGCGTACCCTTATCAACTCAACGACCCGGCTTACAGGAAGAACGCCACACGAGACGCCACGGCCACACTCAAAGCCTGGCTGAACGAGCACAGGAAGAACCCCTACCCGACGAAAGGCGAAAAGATCATGCTGGCCATCATCACGAAAATGACCCTGACTCAGGTCTCCACCTGGTTCGCCAACGCCAGGAGGAGACTCAAGAAAGAGAATAAGATGACCTGGGCTCCGAGGAACAAGAGCGAGGACGAAGAAGAGGAAGAATCAGGGGAGAGTGAAAGAAACAAGGAAGGAAGTTTGAAGAGAAAACACGAGCAAAACGAAACATCAGCAGAGGATGAAG GCATTAGTTTGCACGTTGACACGCTGACTGACAGCTCCTGCTCCCCAGAATGTGAAGGAGACAAAGTGTGCAGGGTGGAGGACAGCGTTTGTGAATCTGGCTCCGACACGAAGGAAAAATGTGACAATTgtattgatgatgatgatgccGTTGGTGTTGATGCTGATGGCAGCGACGAGGAGCGGGACCTTTCTCACAAAGCCATGAACTCTTCGCCTCTCACTCGGGTGGACGCCGCACTACTTCACGTGCAAGAAGACGAGAGCTCGGGGAGTAGAACCAAACACAGCCTAAACAGTATCATCACCTCCGCTTCACAGACTCCAGTCAGCAAACCCAAACTTTGGTCTTTAGCGGAAATTGCCACCTCGGATATTAAACAGCAATTCGGACAGATCTGTTCTCCGTCGCCGAACTCCTCTTCATCGACCTCTAGCTCTACCTACCCGGCCACTTCAATCCTTGGCAGGCCCATTTACTATACTTCACCCTTTTACACTAACTATACGAACTACGCCAACTTTAACCATCTGCAAAGCCAAGGCATTTTGCGATACAGCACCAACGAGACTGTCTTAAACACTGCCTCCATGCACAAACaaagtactgactctctgaaaaaTACGAGTTCCCAGCTCGAACAACACTTCAGGGCCACAAAGTACGACTCCAAAAAAG ACCCCAGTGATGTCTGCACAGTAGGAGTGCAACCATATCTATAG